The region GGATCGGCGAGAGGAAAGAAGGTTCAATCATGAGAGCAGACGGGATTTTCAGCGAAATCCGCGGCGCGCCGGGGGCCAAAGGCTTCACCTTGGTGGAGTTGATTATCTCCATCGCCGTGATGTCGATCCTGGCGGGCATGGCGACGCAAACGTTCCGGGTGGTGCTGCAAGCGCGCGACATCGCTATCAAGCGGCTGGAGATCAGCGAGACGGCGCGCGCGGCGCTGGATTATATCTCCACCGATCTGCGTTCAGCCTATCTGACGCCCGATTCGATCGAATCCTTAACCGGCGCCGCCGGGACAAGTCTATCGCCGCGCTTTCGTTTTGCGGGCATCTACCGCGACGAAGCCGCCACAGCGGACAACGGCGTACCCGGCGCAGGGGTGGATGACGACGGGGATGGGTTGATCGACGAGGAAATACTAGACGGCGTGGATGGGGATTATTCCAGCGGGGCGGCGGATACGCTGAAGAATCCGCGGTCGCGGCCCGTGGCCGATCCCCGAGGCTGCGAGGACGGCGATACGGCGTGCATCGATGAAGACATCGGCCTGTTTCCCAGCGATATTCTGCATTTCGTCAGCGCGGTGGAGAATTCCGGGGATTTGATTTTGCAGGAGATATCGTACGGCCTCGATCCCAGCGGAACCAAGCTGATCCGCCGAGGGCAGATATTGACCGTGGAATCGGGAAGTTCCAGCAGTCTGATCGATTTAATGGATTTCGGCCAGTTTGTCGACGATACTACAAAGAAGCCTTTGCTGCCGTCGCCGGTCCTTCCGGGGATGATCGTCAATACGCAAGAGGTGATTCAGGCGATCGACAATTGGGATACGGGTTCGAAATACGGCTCCATTCAAGCAAAAACGCATTGGAGTAACCAGAATCCGGGTAAGATTTTTCAGGTGCTGGCTTATGATGTGCGGGGCTTGCGGTTCCGGTATTGGTATTACGATTACAACCGGGGGGGGTGGCGCTGGGCGAAGGAATGGGATTCGGCGCGGGAGACGGCGTTGATGGAGCCTGGGCAATTGCTTTTCAAGCAGACCGCCCTGAACAACAGCATCGAAGGGCGCAACCGAACCAGTTTCGAAAATATCATTGTGAACGAAGCGGATGACATGTACCCCCGCGTGGCGGGAACGGTCAACCAATTTCTTATTAAAAATCCCCTACAGTTGATTTCCAGTCCGCAATATGTAGAGACCAAAGAGCACATCCTCAACAAAATGGATGGATTGCCCAATATGGTGGAAATCACTATTTACGTCCAGGATCGGCAGAGGATCATCAATCCCAGACCCTATACGTTGCGCGTTTTCATTCCCAACAATTACCGGAGCATCGGTTTGTAAGATTCCTTCGCGCCGAGACCGAACAAGGCAGGTTCCTATGATGAAATACCAAACGCCCTTCAATCGATATGCTTCTTGGCGCCCGGCGCAGCCCGGCGAATCCGGTGTGGCGCTGTTGACCGTATTGGCGCTTCTCTCTATTTTCGCGGTGGTGCTGGTGGGTTTTACCTACACCATCCGCATGGAAGAGTTTACCGTTCATCGCTATGCGGACAGCGTCAACGTGCAGGATTTCACCGAAGCGGCGACTCAAGGCGTCCTCAGCCAGTTGGCGCGCGATCTGAATCCGCTCAACGAACATTTCGTGTTGGGGAAGCCGCAGCCGCGCTATATCAGCCTGGAGGATCCATGGGCGATCGGATATTACGGAGGAATCGGGAAGAACATCGCCTGGGATGCGCGCAGCCATGAGGTGGATATCCGCTCCGATCTGCTCGTCAACCGGCTGAATTTGAAGATTCTCCCAACGCCGATCCCCTTGGGCGTCGACGAGGATATCAAAGGCGACGTGACGGGAAGGAATACCAGCGGCGGACAAACTGGAGACGGGGCGCCGGGCTTGAGACTCATCGATGACGATTTGGACGGCGTCGCGGACAATGCCGGATACAGCAAAGACGACGACGACGAAGACGGGCGGGTAGACGAAGACGGATTGGATGTACGGCGCCCCGATTCGCGAGGACAAGCGTTCTTTGCCGCCGGGACGGGGTACGACGCCGATGGGGATATGCGAGGCGTGTTCGACGAGTGCGCCAAGATCAATATCAATTTTGCGGGGAACAATTTCAACCAAAAGAAGCAAGGGCAATTTACGTACAATATGGGCGTTTCGCCGGCGGAGTTGGACTTGCCTCTATTCTTGTACGGCCGCATTTTCCAATATCTGAGCGGCAGTTCCGCCGTCAAGGTCTTCAGCAATCAAGAAGCGGAACAACTGGCGTATGAAATCGTGAATTACCGCTACGGTTCCAAGCTGGACGGGGGCAAGACGTTTAGCCAACCCGGCGCCGAAAACCAAGACGACGACGGCAACAATGATCCGCAGATCGTCAAGGTGCAAGAATACAACACGGCCTTGAAGACAATGAATTACGACCGCGATCCCTTTATTATTACCGGCGATAAAACTGATAACGACAATGACGGCTTCATGAACGAAGAAGACGAAAAATACATCGGCCCATCAACCGACAATGCCAGCGGTTCGCCGTTGACCAAGGCCATCGGCAGCAATACGATCGCCGAT is a window of Candidatus Omnitrophota bacterium DNA encoding:
- a CDS encoding type II secretion system protein, encoding MRADGIFSEIRGAPGAKGFTLVELIISIAVMSILAGMATQTFRVVLQARDIAIKRLEISETARAALDYISTDLRSAYLTPDSIESLTGAAGTSLSPRFRFAGIYRDEAATADNGVPGAGVDDDGDGLIDEEILDGVDGDYSSGAADTLKNPRSRPVADPRGCEDGDTACIDEDIGLFPSDILHFVSAVENSGDLILQEISYGLDPSGTKLIRRGQILTVESGSSSSLIDLMDFGQFVDDTTKKPLLPSPVLPGMIVNTQEVIQAIDNWDTGSKYGSIQAKTHWSNQNPGKIFQVLAYDVRGLRFRYWYYDYNRGGWRWAKEWDSARETALMEPGQLLFKQTALNNSIEGRNRTSFENIIVNEADDMYPRVAGTVNQFLIKNPLQLISSPQYVETKEHILNKMDGLPNMVEITIYVQDRQRIINPRPYTLRVFIPNNYRSIGL